In one window of Cydia pomonella isolate Wapato2018A chromosome 16, ilCydPomo1, whole genome shotgun sequence DNA:
- the LOC133526107 gene encoding LOW QUALITY PROTEIN: pre-mRNA 3' end processing protein WDR33 (The sequence of the model RefSeq protein was modified relative to this genomic sequence to represent the inferred CDS: deleted 1 base in 1 codon), whose translation MDFGHPPPNMGMPPPGMGGPMGPPMGPPMGPPGRNNMRHNFRPFNYQMRFPPQGPLNMTQDDFDGKRLRKSVMRKTVDYNAAIIKALECRVWQRDWRDRHALQPDAMYTPDLLPPPSYPDNPINAVTTRFVKTATNKMRCPIFAVAWTPEGRRLITGASSGEFTLWNGLTFNFETILQAHDSPVRSMVWSHGEGWMVTGDHSGFIKYWQSNMNNVKMYQAHKEAVRGISFSPSDSKIVTCSDDGTLRIFDFYRCQEERILRGHGADVKCVQWHPTKALIVSGSKDNQQPIKLWDPKSGTALSTLHAHKSTVMDLKWNDNGNWLITASRDHLLKLFDIRKLGSELQIFRGHKKEASSVAWHPTHEGLFCSGGSDGAILFWNVGTDKEVGCIEGAHESIVWTMAWHPLGHILCSGSNDHTSKFWTRNRPGDLMRDKYNLNTLPPGVQDDHDLEEPAIIPGMGPEDKVEIFSSDKDADKVIPGLDLDTTLIPMEFEKKVKKVPYSKPIPRNFQAQWNHGPTADDATTEALTQALVESVPGAVPLTQITPTAIFIYGKLITVDPGSKLEKAISEGPVALKKYIATGEIEELHDVMPHLEEDVDEDTYNQPFEYPAADRNHDGPENDEEMEDPFAHENYDDSNMDDMGEQPDQDFNQSMNNMRPMNNMPPMSNMMGPPMPMGNMGPMGGPPMNNVPPHMAGMPPPMGNMPPMGNMPPMGNMPPMGNMPPMGTMPPMGNMPPMGPPPMGNMPPMNMNMPPPRPPFTDNGFNNKGHFEAGFDNQYQQDNEEYNNDEDQSYQDQNNYEEESYNDDGDDYSRNQRWGSGGYRGRNQDRGRGQDRGRGRGMNGHGGRGNRRGQRGSPWRGRGGGSNRAFRRGGKSVPN comes from the exons ATGGATTTCGGACACCCGCCACCGAATATGGGGATGCCACCACCTGGCATGGGTGGTCCAATGGGCCCTCCAATGGGTCCGCCAATGGGTCCACCTGGACGCAACAACATGCGCCATAACTTTAGACCTTTCAACTACCAGATGCGCTTCCCGCCTCAAGGTCCTCTGAACATGACTCAAGATGATTTCGATGGTAAACGTTTGCGTAAATCTGTTATGCGAAAAACCGTAGACTATAACGCTGCCATTATTAAAGCTTTAGAGTGTCGCGTTTGGCAGAGGGATTGGCGAGACAGACACGCTCTGCAGCCTGACGCTATGTACACTCCCGATCTGTTGCCGCCTCCCTCATACCCTGATAACCCTATTAACGCGGTCACCACACGATTTGTCAAAACTGCCACTAATAAAATGAGATGTCCCATTTTTGCCGTAGCTTGGACACCGGAAGGTCGAAGGTTAATAACAGGGGCATCGTCTGGAGAATTTACGTTGTGGAATGGTTTAACATTTAACTTTGAAACCATTCTACAAGCACATGATTCACCGGTCCGTTCAATGGTGTGGTCACATGGGGAAGGCTGGATGGTGACTGGTGATCATTCTGGGTTTATAAAATACTGGCAGAGTAACATGAACAACGTAAAAATGTACCAAGCCCACAAAGAAGCTGTTAGGGGTATTAGCTTTAGTCCCAGTGACTCTAAAATTGTTACATGTTCTGATGATGGAACTTTGCGTATATTTGACTTCTATAGATGTCAAGAAGAAAGAATATTGAGA GGACATGGTGCAGATGTCAAGTGTGTACAGTGGCATCCTACCAAGGCACTTATTGTGTCAGGCAGCAAAGATAACCAGCAACCAATAAAGTTATGGGATCCTAAATCGGGAACTGCTCTCTCAACACTGCATGCTCATAAGTCAACTGTCATGGATCTGAAATGGAATGACAATGGAAATTGGTTAATAACAGCATCTAGAGACCATTTGCTCAAATTATTTGACATTCGTAAACTAGGATCTGAATTACAAATATTTAGGGGCCACAAGAAAGAAGCCTCAAGTGTAGCATGGCACCCAACTCATGAGGGTTTATTTTGCTCTGGTGGCTCTGATGGTGCTATACTGTTCTGGAATGTTGGAACTGATAAGGAAGTTGGATGCATTGAAGGTGCTCATGAATCCATAGTATGGACGATGGCATGGCATCCATTAGGCCATATTCTGTGTTCAGGGTCTAATGATCACACATCTAAATTCTGGACAAGAAACCGGCCAGGAGATCTAATGAGAGACAAGTACAACCTTAACACTCTGCCGCCTGGTGTCCAAGATGACCATGACTTAGAAGAGCCAGCAATCATCCCTGGCATGGGTCCAGAAGATAAAGTAGAGATATTTTCTTCTGATAAAGATGCAGACAAAGTTATACCTGGTCTTGATTTAGATACAACATTGATACCAATGGAGTTTGAGAAGAAAGTAAAGAAAGTTCCATATAGTAAACCCATTCCCAGAAACTTCCAAGCGCAGTGGAATCATGGTCCCACTGCTGATGATGCAACAACAGAAGCCTTGACACAAGCATTAGTGGAATCTGTTCCTGGGGCAGTGCCGCTGACACAAATTACTCCAACAGCAATATTCATTTATGGAAAACTTATAACTGTAGATCCTGGCTCAAAACTAGAAAAAGCTATTTCAGAAGGCCCTGTAGCTCTTAAAAAGTACATAGCAACAGGAGAAATAGAGGAGCTGCATGATGTCATGCCACATCTAGAAGAAGATGTAGATGAAGATACCTATAATCAACCCTTTGAATATCCTGCTGCTGATCGCAACCATGACGGACCTGAGAATGATGAGGAAATGGAAGATCCATTTGCACATGAGAATTATGATGATAGCAACATGGATGACATGGGGGAGCAACCAGATCAAGACTTCAACCAGTCCATGAATAATATGAGACCAATGAATAATATGCCTCCAATGAGTAATATGATGGGGCCACCAATGCCAATGGGTAATATGGGTCCAATGGGTGGTCCACCTATGAATAATGTGCCGCCTCACATGGCAGGAATGCCACCACCCATGGGCAATATGCCACCTATGGGCAATATGCCACCAATGGGTAATATGCCTCCTATGGGTAATATGCCTCCCATGGGCACCATGCCCCCTATGGGCAACATGCCACCGATGGGGCCGCCGCCTATGGGCAACATGCCTcctatgaatatgaatatgccTCCTCCTAGACCACCTTTCACTGACAACGGATTTAACAATAAAGGACATTTTGAGGCTGGTTTCGACAACCAGTACCAACAAGACAATGAAGAGTATAATAACGACGAAGATCAGTCATACCAAGATCAAAATAATTATGAGGAAGAATCATATAATGATGATGGCGACGACTATTCGCGCAATCAGAGATGGGGCAGTGGAGGGTATAGAGGTAGGAACCAGGATAGAGGAAGAGGGCAGGATAGAGGCAGAGGTCGCGGTATGAACGGGCATGGTGGGCGCGGCAACAGGCGCGGCCAGCGCGGGTCACCGTGGCGAGGCCGCGGCGGCGGCTCTAACCGCGCTTTCCGACGCGGCGGCAAGTCTGTGCCCAACTAG
- the LOC133526110 gene encoding cytochrome P450 4C1-like isoform X1 — MLILLIVFVLGVSYYAYFRSTRGHLYELSRRLPSVGQLPLLGHTHWFIGGPERILNNIETLANKIEVSGGLGHVWIGPTIYAVIMNPEDIQTVLEKCLQKDASYKFLRTWLGNGLFVAPVDLWKIHRRLLLPMFHNRVVESYTEVFGKHSEVLVQRLQENVDGPEFDVFKYVTCCSLDIVFETAMGERMDLQRKPENKYVSARNAVMSIINMRLFKAWLQLDAIFNLTPYASVQKENIQLTHQFTDEVIRKKKLLKEKICASPTEGLKALICVGRRRDILDMLLTRDSPFSDEQLREHIDSITIAGNDTTSLVVAYALVLLGSHMGEQDKVYKELKQIFGDSKRIPNKEDLNKMEYLERVIKETMRLYTVVPVIARQTQAELKLSTCTLPAGVGCAIVPFVLHRSKRLWGPDADDFRPDRFLPENSVDRHPCAFIPFSYGGRNCIGRYFGMLAMKSLLASILRTYEILAKPCGTLKIEILLIPVSGHRITLRKR, encoded by the exons ATGTTGATATTGCTAATAGTGTTTGTGTTAGGTGTTAGTTATTATGCGTATTTCAGAAGCACGCGGGGGCATTTGTACGAGTTGTCCCGGAGACTGCCTTCGGTGGGTCAGCTCCCACTGCTTGGTCATACGCACTGGTTTATTGGCGGGCCAGAGA gaatattaaataatatagaaacacTCGCTAATAAAATAGAAGTATCCGGAGGATTAGGTCATGTATGGATTGGGCCTACAATATACGCCG tAATCATGAATCCGGAGGATATACAAACAGTGTTAGAGAAGTGTTTACAAAAGGATGCATCTTACAAGTTTCTTCGAACTTGGCTGGGGAACGGACTCTTTGTGGCTCCAG tgGATCTCTGGAAAATTCACAGACGTCTCCTTCTGCCCATGTTCCACAACCGAGTGGTGGAGAGCTATACAGAGGTGTTTGGGAAACACAGCGAGGTCCTGGTCCAGAGGTTGCAGGAGAACGTGGATGGGCCCGAGTTCGACGTGTTCAAGTACGTCACTTGCTGCTCATTGGACATTGTGTTTG AAACCGCAATGGGGGAGCGAATGGATCTCCAACGTAAACCAGAGAACAAGTACGTGAGCGCGCGCAACGCGGTCATGTCCATCATCAACATGCGCCTGTTCAAGGCGTGGCTGCAACTCGATGCTATCTTCAATCTGACGCCGTACGCCAGCGTGCAAAAGGAAAACATCCAGCTGACTCACCAGTTTACTGATgaa GTAATTAGAAAGAAAAAGCTTTTGAAGGAAAAAATTTGTGCGAGTCCCACAG aGGGATTAAAGGCACTCATTTGTG TTGGCAGACGACGTGACATATTAGACATGCTGCTGACCCGTGACTCTCCATTCAGCGACGAACAGCTACGAGAGCACATTGACTCCATAACTATAGCTGGAAATGACACCACCTCGCTGGTAGTGGCCTACGCGCTCGTTCTGCTTGGCAGCCATATGGGAGAGCAGGATAAAGTATATAAAGA gtTAAAACAAATATTCGGCGACTCTAAAAGGATCCCTAATAAGGAGGATTTAAACAAAATGGAATACTTGGAACGGGTCATAAAAGAGACAATGCGACTTTATACGGTAGTTCCAGTAATCGCAAGACAAACACAGGCTGAATTAAAATTGT CGACCTGCACACTGCCCGCCGGCGTAGGCTGCGCCATAGTGCCGTTCGTGCTGCACCGCTCCAAGAGGCTCTGGGGCCCCGACGCCGACGACTTTCGCCCGGACCGTTTCTTGCCGGAAAACTCAGTCGACCGCCATCCCTGCGCCTTCATTCCTTTCAGCTATGGAGGCAGAAATTGCATTG GCCGCTATTTCGGAATGCTTGCCATGAAGAGTCTGCTTGCAAGCATCCTTCGAACGTATGAAATTTTAGCTAAACCATGTGGTACTTTGAAAATTGAGATCTTACTCATTCCCGTATCGGGGCACAGGATAACTTTAAGGAAGcggtga
- the LOC133526110 gene encoding cytochrome P450 4C1-like isoform X2: MLILLIVFVLGVSYYAYFRSTRGHLYELSRRLPSVGQLPLLGHTHWFIGGPERILNNIETLANKIEVSGGLGHVWIGPTIYAVIMNPEDIQTVLEKCLQKDASYKFLRTWLGNGLFVAPVDLWKIHRRLLLPMFHNRVVESYTEVFGKHSEVLVQRLQENVDGPEFDVFKYVTCCSLDIVFETAMGERMDLQRKPENKYVSARNAVMSIINMRLFKAWLQLDAIFNLTPYASVQKENIQLTHQFTDEVIRKKKLLKEKICASPTGYEVGRRRDILDMLLTRDSPFSDEQLREHIDSITIAGNDTTSLVVAYALVLLGSHMGEQDKVYKELKQIFGDSKRIPNKEDLNKMEYLERVIKETMRLYTVVPVIARQTQAELKLSTCTLPAGVGCAIVPFVLHRSKRLWGPDADDFRPDRFLPENSVDRHPCAFIPFSYGGRNCIGRYFGMLAMKSLLASILRTYEILAKPCGTLKIEILLIPVSGHRITLRKR, encoded by the exons ATGTTGATATTGCTAATAGTGTTTGTGTTAGGTGTTAGTTATTATGCGTATTTCAGAAGCACGCGGGGGCATTTGTACGAGTTGTCCCGGAGACTGCCTTCGGTGGGTCAGCTCCCACTGCTTGGTCATACGCACTGGTTTATTGGCGGGCCAGAGA gaatattaaataatatagaaacacTCGCTAATAAAATAGAAGTATCCGGAGGATTAGGTCATGTATGGATTGGGCCTACAATATACGCCG tAATCATGAATCCGGAGGATATACAAACAGTGTTAGAGAAGTGTTTACAAAAGGATGCATCTTACAAGTTTCTTCGAACTTGGCTGGGGAACGGACTCTTTGTGGCTCCAG tgGATCTCTGGAAAATTCACAGACGTCTCCTTCTGCCCATGTTCCACAACCGAGTGGTGGAGAGCTATACAGAGGTGTTTGGGAAACACAGCGAGGTCCTGGTCCAGAGGTTGCAGGAGAACGTGGATGGGCCCGAGTTCGACGTGTTCAAGTACGTCACTTGCTGCTCATTGGACATTGTGTTTG AAACCGCAATGGGGGAGCGAATGGATCTCCAACGTAAACCAGAGAACAAGTACGTGAGCGCGCGCAACGCGGTCATGTCCATCATCAACATGCGCCTGTTCAAGGCGTGGCTGCAACTCGATGCTATCTTCAATCTGACGCCGTACGCCAGCGTGCAAAAGGAAAACATCCAGCTGACTCACCAGTTTACTGATgaa GTAATTAGAAAGAAAAAGCTTTTGAAGGAAAAAATTTGTGCGAGTCCCACAGGATATGAag TTGGCAGACGACGTGACATATTAGACATGCTGCTGACCCGTGACTCTCCATTCAGCGACGAACAGCTACGAGAGCACATTGACTCCATAACTATAGCTGGAAATGACACCACCTCGCTGGTAGTGGCCTACGCGCTCGTTCTGCTTGGCAGCCATATGGGAGAGCAGGATAAAGTATATAAAGA gtTAAAACAAATATTCGGCGACTCTAAAAGGATCCCTAATAAGGAGGATTTAAACAAAATGGAATACTTGGAACGGGTCATAAAAGAGACAATGCGACTTTATACGGTAGTTCCAGTAATCGCAAGACAAACACAGGCTGAATTAAAATTGT CGACCTGCACACTGCCCGCCGGCGTAGGCTGCGCCATAGTGCCGTTCGTGCTGCACCGCTCCAAGAGGCTCTGGGGCCCCGACGCCGACGACTTTCGCCCGGACCGTTTCTTGCCGGAAAACTCAGTCGACCGCCATCCCTGCGCCTTCATTCCTTTCAGCTATGGAGGCAGAAATTGCATTG GCCGCTATTTCGGAATGCTTGCCATGAAGAGTCTGCTTGCAAGCATCCTTCGAACGTATGAAATTTTAGCTAAACCATGTGGTACTTTGAAAATTGAGATCTTACTCATTCCCGTATCGGGGCACAGGATAACTTTAAGGAAGcggtga